A portion of the Thermodesulfobacteriota bacterium genome contains these proteins:
- a CDS encoding glycerate kinase, whose product MTSGNRERLLRYFRAAVAAVDPSRIVESALRADGDAIRLSFAGTEHAIPRDRLGRVFVVGGGKAGRTMGNAVHRVLGEIVAEGTLAVPRGAGGNSGPLRFLEAAHPVPDIGSFGAAREILSTLEKAGENDLVIALISGGGSAMISSPAEGITREQKAEVSRLLLRAGADIHSFNTVRKHLSEVKGGLMARAAFPATVWALLLSDVPGDDLSVIASGPFSPDPSTYADAIGVLERYGLLYAVPPAVRWRLSEGAADRLPETPKPWDPAFQKVVQALVGTNRTALDAAAAEAGKDGAEVVLLPGFLHGEARNCAQAFCDRLRTAAAALPPGGSVALVAGGETTVRVCGNGKGGRSQEFALASAIALAGEERMAMLSGGTDGVDGPTDAAGAYADGTTAARGKALGLDLREHLEDNNAYPFFQALGDLVITGPTGTNVTDIAIGFAWRRP is encoded by the coding sequence ATGACCTCCGGAAACAGGGAACGGCTTCTCCGGTACTTCCGGGCCGCGGTCGCGGCGGTCGATCCGTCCCGCATCGTGGAGTCCGCCCTCCGCGCGGACGGAGATGCGATCCGGCTGTCCTTCGCCGGGACGGAGCATGCGATCCCCCGCGATCGCCTGGGAAGGGTCTTCGTCGTGGGGGGAGGGAAGGCGGGGCGGACGATGGGAAACGCCGTCCATCGGGTCCTCGGTGAGATCGTCGCGGAGGGGACCCTCGCCGTCCCCCGCGGCGCGGGCGGAAACTCCGGACCGCTGCGGTTCCTGGAGGCGGCCCACCCGGTGCCCGACATCGGGAGCTTCGGCGCCGCGCGGGAGATCCTGTCGACCCTGGAGAAGGCCGGCGAGAACGACCTGGTGATCGCCCTGATATCGGGAGGCGGTTCCGCGATGATCTCCTCTCCTGCGGAAGGCATCACCCGGGAGCAGAAGGCCGAGGTGTCCCGCCTCCTGCTGCGGGCGGGGGCCGACATCCACTCGTTCAACACCGTGCGCAAGCATCTCTCCGAAGTGAAGGGCGGCCTGATGGCCCGGGCGGCGTTCCCCGCGACCGTCTGGGCTCTGCTCCTTTCGGACGTCCCGGGAGACGACCTGTCGGTGATCGCCTCCGGCCCCTTCTCCCCCGATCCCTCGACGTACGCGGACGCGATCGGCGTCCTCGAGCGGTACGGGCTGCTGTACGCGGTCCCTCCCGCGGTCCGGTGGCGTTTGTCGGAAGGCGCCGCAGACCGGCTTCCCGAGACGCCCAAGCCGTGGGACCCGGCCTTCCAAAAGGTCGTCCAGGCGCTCGTGGGGACGAACCGCACGGCCCTCGACGCCGCCGCGGCGGAGGCGGGAAAGGACGGGGCGGAGGTCGTCCTGCTTCCCGGCTTCCTGCACGGGGAGGCGCGGAACTGCGCGCAGGCGTTCTGCGATAGGCTGCGCACAGCAGCGGCGGCGCTGCCGCCGGGCGGGTCGGTCGCGCTGGTCGCCGGAGGAGAGACGACGGTCCGGGTCTGCGGAAACGGGAAAGGCGGGCGCAGCCAGGAGTTCGCGCTCGCGTCCGCGATCGCGCTGGCCGGGGAAGAGCGGATGGCGATGCTCTCCGGAGGGACGGACGGCGTCGACGGGCCGACGGACGCCGCGGGGGCGTACGCCGACGGCACGACGGCGGCGCGCGGAAAGGCGCTGGGCCTCGACCTCCGCGAGCACCTGGAGGACAACAACGCCTATCCGTTCTTCCAGGCCCTCGGCGACCTCGTCATAACCGGCCCGACGGGTACCAACGTCACCGACATCGCCATCGGCTTCGCCTGGAGGCGGCCATGA
- a CDS encoding NAD(P)-dependent oxidoreductase gives MKQASPDTTRVGWIGAGVMGLSMCGHLLAKGYAVTVYSRTMEKALPLIDKGASRAESPAAVAEASDALFTMVGSPADVREVYLGPKGVLAGARPGTIAADMSTTEPSLAREIHAAAKALGVHTVDAPVSGGDVGAREARLSIMVGGDPEPVAALGPLFEAMGKTIVHQGGAGAGQHAKMCNQIVVAGTMIGVCESLIYAHRAGLDLETMLSSISGGAAGCWTLSNLAPRVLKRDLEPGFSIDHFVKDMGIALDEAKRMKLALPGLALVHQLYVALQAMGEGRRGTQALTLVLERMNNMKIGG, from the coding sequence ATGAAGCAGGCATCCCCTGACACGACCCGCGTCGGCTGGATCGGCGCCGGCGTGATGGGGCTCTCGATGTGCGGCCATCTCCTCGCCAAGGGGTACGCCGTCACCGTCTATTCCCGCACCATGGAGAAGGCGCTCCCGCTGATCGATAAAGGCGCGTCGCGGGCGGAATCGCCCGCGGCCGTCGCGGAAGCGTCGGACGCGCTGTTCACGATGGTGGGATCGCCCGCGGACGTGCGGGAGGTCTACCTCGGGCCGAAAGGCGTCCTGGCCGGCGCCCGGCCGGGAACGATCGCCGCGGACATGTCCACGACCGAGCCGTCGCTGGCCCGGGAGATCCATGCCGCGGCGAAAGCGCTCGGCGTGCACACCGTGGACGCCCCCGTCTCGGGCGGGGACGTCGGCGCCCGGGAGGCCCGCCTGTCCATCATGGTGGGCGGCGATCCGGAACCCGTCGCCGCGCTCGGGCCGCTGTTCGAGGCGATGGGAAAGACGATCGTCCACCAGGGGGGGGCCGGCGCGGGGCAGCACGCCAAGATGTGCAACCAGATCGTGGTCGCCGGAACGATGATCGGCGTCTGCGAATCGCTGATCTACGCTCACCGGGCAGGGCTGGACCTGGAGACGATGCTCTCCTCGATCTCCGGCGGCGCGGCCGGCTGCTGGACGCTGTCCAACCTCGCGCCCCGCGTCCTGAAGCGGGACCTCGAGCCGGGCTTCTCCATAGACCATTTCGTGAAGGACATGGGGATCGCCCTCGACGAGGCGAAGCGGATGAAGCTCGCCCTCCCGGGGCTCGCGCTGGTCCACCAGTTGTACGTCGCGCTCCAGGCGATGGGGGAAGGCAGGCGCGGCACCCAGGCGCTGACGCTCGTCCTGGAGCGAATGAACAACATGAAGATCGGGGGGTAG
- a CDS encoding FCD domain-containing protein has product MVKKVRDSLVRTILDRIFQGKLRAGDRLPSIGALAREHGMSVASVREAIQKLSLMGLVRIRQGGGTFLDENIPSILEILDARKYVEMATCLLAARNATDAETAELDALVDGMREDFLRGDPVGFTRKDLVFHLAIGRMSRNVLLSAFLENVEELLYYLQQRTHMLKGTIDRANRYHTLLAEAIRKRDGIAAQTVIAEHIEAVKRAWGAYDRNRGSRPGRRPLRRPVAARTAPGKEKSGALRGGGSGR; this is encoded by the coding sequence ATGGTCAAGAAAGTCCGGGACAGCCTGGTCCGAACCATCCTCGACCGGATCTTCCAGGGGAAGCTCCGCGCCGGCGACCGGCTCCCGTCGATCGGGGCGCTGGCCCGCGAACACGGGATGAGCGTCGCCTCCGTCCGCGAGGCGATCCAGAAGCTCTCCCTCATGGGGCTGGTCCGCATCCGCCAGGGCGGTGGGACCTTCCTCGACGAGAACATCCCGTCCATCCTCGAGATCCTCGACGCCAGGAAGTATGTCGAGATGGCGACCTGCCTCCTCGCCGCCCGGAACGCGACGGACGCGGAAACGGCGGAGCTCGACGCGCTCGTCGACGGGATGCGGGAGGACTTCCTGCGCGGCGACCCGGTCGGGTTCACGCGGAAGGACCTCGTGTTCCACCTCGCCATCGGGCGGATGTCCCGGAACGTGCTGCTGTCGGCGTTTCTCGAGAACGTCGAGGAATTGCTGTATTACCTCCAGCAGCGCACCCACATGCTCAAGGGGACGATCGACCGGGCGAACCGGTACCACACGCTGCTCGCCGAGGCCATCCGGAAACGGGACGGGATCGCGGCGCAGACCGTCATCGCGGAGCACATCGAGGCGGTCAAGCGCGCCTGGGGCGCGTACGACCGGAACCGGGGGAGCCGGCCGGGCCGGCGGCCTCTTCGGCGGCCCGTGGCCGCGCGGACCGCGCCCGGCAAGGAAAAAAGCGGAGCTTTGCGCGGAGGAGGGAGCGGCAGATGA